AACTGTTCGAGGAACTTGAACGGATTCGAGACGACTGCTACGCGATCGACGACGAGGAGCGATTCGAGGGGATGCGAGGGGTCGGCGCACCGGTAGCGACCGGAAACGAGTCAGTTACCGCCGGTATCGCGATCTACGGACCGGCGAATCGTCTCACCGAGACGGTACTCCACGAGGAGTATTCGAAACGGGTCCTCGAGACGGCCAACGTTATTCAGGTTAATCTGTCGTACTCGTGACCGGATAATACGGTTCACGAGTTGTGAGACGCAGCGCGTGGATTGATGCTGGTCGCACCACATTGGAACACTATGACCGAATTCGGCTTCGTTCTTCCAGACGAGTTCTCGCACGTTCCACTCGACCAGACCCTCGAGTTCGCCCGCCGAGCCGACGAGGCGGGACTCCACTCGGTCTGGAAACAGGAAGCCTCGGGCACGAACGGAGTCGCCACGCTCGCGGCCATCTCTCAGTGTACGTCTACCGTTCGGATCGGGACCGGCGTGGCGAGCGTCTTCTCTCGGAGTCCGTCACTGCTCGGAATGAGTGCGGCGACGCTTCAGGGACTCTCGAACGGGCGCGCACTGCTCGGCATCGGCGTGAGTTCTCCGCCGCTCGTCGAGCGCTGGCACGGGTGCGAGTTCGACCACCCGCTCAGACGACTCCGCGAAACGATCGAAATCGTCCGCCAGGTGACCGCCGGTGGAACGGTCGAGTACCACGGCGAGGTGTTCGACGTCGGACCGTACACGATGGCGCTCGAGACGAACGAAGACGTCCCCGTGTTCAACGCCGCGATCGGCGACGCGAACCGCGCGCTCACGGGGGAGTTCGCGGACGGATGGCTGCCGGCGTTCCTCCCTCGATCCACGTTTTCGGCGTTTGTCGACGACGTTCGAGAGAGCGCGCGAACCGCCGGACGAGACCCCGACGAGATCACCGTCGCGCCGTGGATTCCGACTGCAATCGACGACGACCCAGACCGTGCCGAACGCCGCGTCCGATACCTCCTCGCACAGGAAATGGCGATGGGGTACAACGAGCAACTCGACGAACACGGATTCGGAGACGCGCCGGACAGAGCACACGACCTGTTTCGCGACGGAGACCGTGAGGCAGCGGTTGCCGCGATCTCTGATCAGATGGTCGACGAACTGACCGTCTCTGGAACCGAATCCGACGTGCGAGACCAGTTCGACCGGTACGCTCACGGCGGCGCCGACCTCATCATCGCGATGCCCTCGATGGAAGCTTCGGTTCCCGAGTTGGAGACGGTCGTCGACGTCTTGGGTGAACTCAGCGACTCGACGTGAGCGAGCGGGTGGGCCTCGTCACGGCGCGTTCGACGCGACCGCCGACCGGCGAACGAGCCGCGGCGACGGTACGTATTAGGTGGTCTCCCTCGATAGCGCGTGTGTATGTCTACCGAATACGAAACCATCGAACTCGCCGTTAGCGACGACGGGCGAGCGACCGTCACGCTCGATCGACCCGACTCGCTGAACGCGCTCGACGACCGCATGGCCGAGGAACTACTCGACGCACTCGAGACCCTGCGCGAGGAGTCGGCGCGGGTCCTCGTTCTCCGCGGCCGGGACGGGAACTTCTGCGCCGGCGCGGATATCGGCACGTCGCCCGAGACGACGGCCCCGCACGAACAGACTCGTCGGTTTCGCCGACTACGGCGGCTGTTCGATCGGCTCGAGTCGTTTCCCCTTCCGACGGTCGCAGCGATCGAGGGGTACTGCCTCGGAGGCGGGTGCGAACTCGCCTGTTGCTGTGACACCCGGATCGCAACTGCGGACGCAACGATCGGCGTGCCCGAGATCACGCTCGGCGTCATTCCCGCCTGCGGTGGCACCCAACGGCTCTCGCGACTCGTCGGGCTCTCCCGCGCTCGCGACATGATTCTCCGCGGGAAGCACTACGACGCGGCGACGATGCACTCCTACGGGTTCCTCCACGAAGTCGGTGGCGACCGATCGTTCGAAGTCCTCTTAAAAGACGTCGTCGAGGAGTATCTCGCCAGACCGCCGGTCGCTATCGAATTCGCGAAACGGGTCGTCAACAAAGGATACGAGTCGCCCCTCGATGCTGGTCTCGAGATGGAGGCGCTCGCAACGGGCGTCCTGTTCGGTACCGAGGACGCCGAGGAAGGCCTCGACGCATTCCGTACCAATCGCACTCCGGAATTTAGGGGGGAGTAGTCCTCGCCGCGCTAGCGCTGCCAGTCCGGATCGCGTTTCTCCAGGAACGCTGCGAGCCCCTCGCTCGCTTCCTCCGATTGCGTTCGTTCGACGAGACGGCCCATCGCGTTGTCGAACCAATCCTCGAGCAGATCGTCTTCCATGGTCGTCCAGAAGTCTTTCATTTCCGCAACGGACTTCGGGCCCGACGCCGTCGTTGCGCGGGCGAGTTCGCGAGCGACGTCCGCAACCTGGTCGCCGTCGACGACGTAGTTGACGATACCCATCGATTCGGCCTCGGTAGCCGTCAGCTGATCGCCCGTCAACGCGAGTTCCATGATCGACTTCTTTCCGAGACTCATCCGACCGTAGGTGAGTCCGATCGGCGGAAGCGCACCGATTTTCGCCTCCGGAAGCGCGAAGTCGCTGTCCGGAGAGGCGACCGCGAGATCACTCAGCAAAACGAGTTCGCAGCCGCCGCCGTTCGCGACGCCGTCGACGGCCGCGATCACGGGTTTCGGATGATTCCGAAGCGTCTCTACCGTCGGGCCGAGGACGTTTTCGATCATCTCTGAGGCGTCCTCGGTCGACTCCCAACTCTGGATCTCGGCGATGTCGTCGCCGGCACAGAACGCGCGTCCCGACCCTCGAAGGATCGTCGCGCGTACCTCGTCGTCATTCGCGGCGTGCTCGAGGGCATCGTTCAACCCTTCCCAACTCGGCTCGTCGAGCGCGTTGAGCGCCTCGGGACGGTCCAGCGTGATCCAAGCAACGTACTCGCGTCGCTCGTATCGGACCGTGTCGAACGTCGTTTGCTCGTAGTCCCACTCGTAGAAGCCGACACTCGATTTGCGCCCGCACTCGTCGTTCGAAACCATCTCTTCGAGGTGCGGGTGTGGTTCGTACTCATCCCAGCCTGATCGTTCGCGGAGCGTCTCGAGCGTCTCTACCAACCGATCGATACCGTACTCGTCCGCCATTTTGAGGAGCCCTCGGGGCCAGTTCATCCCGATCCGCATCGCCTTGTCGATCTCGGACTTCGTCGTCACGTCGTTGGCCAGTAACCATGCCGCCTCGTTTACTGCGGGTGCCAGGAGGTGTTTCGGATCGAAGTCGTAGCGGCGTTCCCGCGGGATATCGACGCGCGAGTACTCGCCCGGGGTAGGATAGGAGTAGAAGCCGACTCCGGTCTTCATCCCGTGTTTGTCGACTTCGGTTTTCTCCTCGAGCAAGTCGGGGACGTGCAGGTCGACGCCGCGGTCGCGCATCGACTTGGCAGCCATCGTTGCGACGTCGACGCCGCTGAAATCGAGGACCTCGAACGGACCCATTGGGAGACCGATCCGTCGGATCGCGGCGTCGATCGAACGCTCGTCCTGTTCGCCGTTCTCGACCTGTCGAACCGCCTCGAGCCAGAACCGCAGGTTGATCCGATTGATGAGGAAGCCAGGGATGTCCTTCTCGACGAGGACCGGCGTCTTCTCGATCTCTGTGCTGATCTCCTGAATCGCCTCGAACACGTCGTCGTCGGTCGCCTTGCCACGGATGACCTCGACGATTTCCATCAACTGAACCGGATTCGAGAAGTGCATCCCCACGACCGCGTTCGGGCGGTCCGTCGCGGACGCGATTTCGGTGATCGGGAGCGTACTGGTGTTCGTCGCCAAAATCGTTCGCTCGGGTGCGTGGTCGTCGATCGACTCGAATACGGTCCGTTTCAAGTCGATATCTTCGGGGACCGCTTCGACGATCAGATCGGCGTCGCCGTAGGCCTCCTCGTCCGATGTCGTCGTTTCGAGTCGCTCCAACACGGCGTCGTGATCCTCGCCGAGTTTCTCGAGGCTCCCCTCGATTTTCTCGAGAGCCGTTTTCAGGACGTCGTCGTCGACGTCGACGATCGTGACGTTGTACCCGGCCGTCGCAAACGTCTGGGCGATACCGTGTCCCATCGTGCCGGCACCGACGACGGTAACAGCGTCTACGCGTCCGGCTAGTGAATCGCTCATAGTTGCCTTCCCGTAGAGACTTTCGACGATTCGTGTTATAGCTTTCCCCGGTGTGTGTTCTCGCTACACACGACTACGTCGAAGCGGGAGTTCAATCTAAGACACACTCGCGTCCCCCGTCGTTATATCATGTGAGACCGTACCAATGGACCATGCGGAGTGATAGCGACTTCGACGACTTCCGCGAAGCGGCGCTCGAGTACCTCTGGACCGAGATCGAACCGGACGCGGAAGCGTGGGATCGAACCGGTACTCTCCCCCGGAGCGAATTGTGGGACGAATTTCTCGATCTTGGCTTTCTCACGTGCCGCGTGCCGGAAGAATACGGTGGCCTCGATCTATCGACCCGAGAATACGTGCAACTGGAAAAAGAGTGGGCGAAGGTCTCAGGGGGATTACGAGTCATCTTGCACGTCCACACCGTCGGTGCGGAACTGGTCGCGCAGGCGGGAACGGACGCCCAGCGAGATCGCTGGCTCTCCGAAATCGTCGAGGACGGGGCGTCGTTCGCGTTCGCACTGACCGAACCGCACGCCGGCAGCGGAACCGATATCGAGACCGAGGCTCGAGCGGCCGGCGACGACTACGTCATCAACGGGGCGAAACACCACATTACGAACGCGGACTTCGCGGAGTACTTCACCGTCGTCACGCGGACCCCGTCCGGATTCGCTATCTTCGTCGTCCCCCGCGATGCCGACGGACTGACCATTCGCGAGATGCCGGAAACGATGGGGAGTCACGGGTCGGAACACCGGTATCTACAGTTCGACGACGTTCACGTCCCCGGAAGGAACCTGCTCGGGAACGACGAAAGCGGGGGTCTCGCCGCCGCCGTCGATCACCTCCGAGTGAGCCGAATCTACGTCGCCGCGAACGCGCTCGGTATCTCCGAGCGGTGCCTGGAGGAGGCGGTCTCCTGGAGCAAGAAACGCGTCACGTTCGGCAAACCGATCGGCGAGCGCCAGGCCGTCCAGCGGTATCTTGCGGAGATGGCCCGCGACGTGTACGCGCTACGGCTGATGGTCGCGGACGCCGCCGAAACCGTCGACGAACGAGGGAATGCTGGTATCGAAGCGGATCTCTGTAAGCTGCTGGCTACTGAGGCGAACAGGCGAGTCACCGACAACGCACTGTTGGTCTTCGGCGGTATCGGATACTACCGGGAAGTGCCGATTCAGCGATTCTACCGTGACGCGCGTCTCAACTGGCTCGAGGAGGGAACGCCGTCCATCCAACAGATCACCGCAGCGAAGAGCCTGCTCAACGGCGAGTATCCCTACGAACTCGACGAATGGGCGACACGACGGTACGACCCCGGGCCGTTCGAATACGATCCGACGAACGGAGACGAGTACGAACTCTCTTACGAGTAGCGTCGGCACCGCAACCGAGCTCCCGGTGCCGGATTTCCGCCGCGTCGGATCAAATGTCTCGTTCGCCGTCGATGATCTCTTTCGCCCGCCGACTGATTTCGGGGACTACCGCCCCCATCTTCGGGTAGAGGTCGTCGTTGCTGTTTCCGCTGAGATACCGGGCGTAGAACATCTCACAGACCGCGATGAGCATGTAGAGCCCAAGTGCGACGTAGAACCGTCGGTTCGTGAACTCGAGACCGGAGCGTTCTTCGTACCGATCGATGAGTTCCTCCTTGGTCGGATACCCCTCTCGATCGATAAACGTCGGCATGAGGTCCTCGATGAGCGGGTCACGGTCCCAATAGCAGAGCATCCAGCCGATGTCGGCCGACGGATCGCCGAGCGTCCCCATCTCCCAATCTAACACGGCGTTGATTTCCGGCGGAGTGCCGGGCGCGAGCATGACGTTGTCGAGTTTGTAGTCGCCGTGGACGAGCGTGTGCTCGTAGTCCTCGGGAACGTTCGCCTCGAGCCACGTTCCGAGTTCGTCGATGTGCGGGACTTCGCGTTCGCTTTCCGTCGTCTCGTACGCCCACTCGAATTGCTTTCCCCACCGCTCGACCTGTCGCTCCGTATATCCCTCCGGCCGTCCCAGATTTTCCAGCCCGAGCGATTCGTAATCGAGCGAGTGAATCTCGGCGAGCGTGTCGATCAACGTTTCGCCCACGAGGCGGCGCTGCTCGGGCGTCGCGAACCGGGCGGGTTCGCGGTCGCGAACGACGTCACCTTCGAGGCGTTCCATCAGATAGAACTCGCCGCCGATCACCGAGGTGTCGTCACAGGCCACCACCGGCGTCGGCACCGGAACGTTCGTGTCCGCGAGCGCGTCGATGACCCTGTACTCCCGGAGAACGTCGTGAGCCGTTTCGGCGGTCTCACCGGCCGGCGGACGGCGCATAACCAGTTCTTGCTCCCCCCACTCGATGAACAGCGTCTCGTTCGAGTGTCCCTCGTCGTGGTAGTGAACGGTGACTCCTCGAGCGTCGCCGAATTCACGCTCGAGATACGCCGTTAACGCGTCCTCGTCGACGAGACGGTCGAGATAACTTTCGTTTTCGGCCATATGGTCTGTTTGATACTCGGTAGCGAGGGAGTTTAACCTTCTGTCAACGAGATTGGAATCACGTTCTTTGTTACAGGCTACCGTGCCCCAAATACTTAAGAAGCGAATCGGTGATGTTCGGTTAGTATGACTGTCGAACGACCGTTGCCCATCCGTACCTCCAACCAACACGACCAAGTGACGAACATCGGTGGAACCGGGCTACGAACACGATCACCCGACGAGCGTGAGTGGCCATGAACCTCGAGGACTACACCGTCCTCGACCTAACGTGGTTGCTGCCGGGGCCCTACGGGACGATGCTGCTGGCCGATATGGGTGCCGAAGTCATCAAAATTGAGGAACCGACTCGCGGCGATTACGCCCGCTGGCTCGAGCCAGAAGTCGAACCGACGGATTCGGGCGCGCTGTTCCACTCGGTCAATCGAAACAAAAAGAGCGTCACGCTCGATCTCAAGAGCGACGCGGGCCGGGAGACGTTCTTCGAACTGGTCGCCGACGCGGACGCCGTCTTCGAGCAGTTCCGACCCGGCGTCGTCGACCGCCTCGGCATCGGCTACGACGACCTCCGCGAGGTGAACGAAGAGATCGTCTACTGCTCGCTGTCCGGCTACGGACAGGACGGGCCCTACAGCGACCGCGTCGGCCACGATATCAACTACGTCGGACTGGCCGGCCTCCTCGGTGAGACCGTTTCGAAAGACGGGACGTTCCCGGCCGTCCCCGCCTACCAAATCGGAGACAAGGTCGGCGGCATGTTCAGCGCGTTCATGATCGTCTCGGCGTTGCTCGACCGCGAGGCGGGTAACGGCGGCCAATACCTCGACGTCTCGATGACGGACGTCGTCGCGTCGCTCGGAACGGGCCAGAGCTGGCGGGCGTTCAGGAGCGAGGAACTGCCCGAATCGGAGCGCTCGCCGGCGGCGATGGAAGCGCCGTGTTACCACGTTTACGAGACGAAAGACGGCAAGTACGTGACGATCGCCCCCCGCGAGGAGAAGTTCTGGGCGCAACTCCTCGAGGAACTGGATCGCGAGGATTTGGCTGAGTACCAGTTCGCGACCGGCGAGGACGCGGCGTACGCTCGCGAGGAACTCCAGTCGGAGTTCGATAAGCGAACGCGCGAGGAGTGGGAGGAGTACCTGTCCGAAGAGACGATGTTCGCCCCGGTCAACGAATTCGACGAAGTGTTCGAACACCCGCAACTCCGGGCACGGGATATGCTCGGGGAGATGGAGGTTGGTGACGGCGAGGCGTTCTCGTACGTTGGCTTCCCGGCGAAGTCCTCGAGCGAAATCGAGGATATGCGGTCACCAGCGCCCGAGTTCGGTGAACACACGGACGAGGTTCTCTCTCGAGTCGTCTCCGAAGAGCGATTGAAGGAACTCGAGGAGAACGACGTCATCTGATTCCGATCGTCGACGTAAATCCGGCGACCTGTTTTCGCTGTCGACGGTTCCGAACGTCAATACGACGAGAAAGCGGCCCCAAACTGACGTCACCGAAGCGCGGTTGTCCGGACGTAATTTTAAATCACGCTCGCTCGAGAGTACTGCTATGGAGTACCAAGACTCCGAGCGATCGAGAGAATTAGCCGGGCGAGCCCGAGATTTCGTCGACGATGTCGTGATACCGCGAGAGCGCGAACTACCGGGAGGAACTGCGGTCCCCGACGACGTTATCGCCGAGCTTCGCGAAGAAGCGAAATCTCGAGACCTGTATGCGCCACAGATCGGCGAAGAGTACGGAGGGATGGGCGTCGACTTCCGAGACGTGCTTCCGCTGTTCGAAGAAGCCGGTCGAAGTCTGCTCGCCCCGCCTGCAATGCGCGTCGATGCGCCCGACGAAGGAAACATGCATACCCTCGAGATGGCGGGCACGGAAGACCAGAAAGACCGGTGGCTTCGGCCGCTTCTCGAGGGGGAGCTCACGTCTGCGTTTTCGATGACCGAACCCAGACAGGGTGGCGGTGCGGATCCGAAGATGATCGGGACGACCGCCGAGAAAGACGGCGACGAGTGGGTCATCGACGGTCACAAGTGGTGGATCACGAACGGGGGCGAAGCCGACTTCTACATCACGCTCGCACGAACTGACCAGGAGAAGCATCCCTACGAAGGCTGTTCGCTCATCGTCGTCCCCGAAGACACGCCCGGACTGGACGTCGAACGCGATATCCCACACCTTGGAGACGACGTCGTGTCCCACGTTCACTCGGAAATCCGCTACGACGACGTCCGCGTCCCCGAAGAGAACCTACTGGGCGAAGAAGGAGAAGGGTTCACCATTGCACAGAAACGCCTCGGACCGGCGCGACTCACGCACTGCATGCGCTACTCCGGGATGGCCGCTCGAGCGCTCGAGGTCGCGAAGGCGTACACGAGCGACCGCGAAGGGTTCGGCGATCCGATCGCCGATAAACAAGGGGTCCGGTTCGAGATTGCGGAGGCTGAGACTAACTTGCACGCTGCGCGGACGATGGTTCGTCACGCGGCAGATGAAATCTCCCGTGGGAACCAGGCACGCGTCGAGGTGTCGATGTGCAAGTTCTTCACCGCGAACGTCACGGAAAACGCGATCAACACCGCACTTCAGTTCTGTGGAGCTAGTGGCATCGGCAAAGATTTGCCGATCGCTGACTTCTACGAGAACGTTCGACAGTTCCGTATCGTCGACGGTCCAGACGAGGTTCACAAGCGGGTGATCGCTCGTAACGCGTACGAAAACGTCGATATGGATGAATTAGATCCGTTGCCGACGTTCTGAGGACATCACGAGTACCACTCCGTGTGTGTGGTATACTAGCATTCTTATAAAAAATGCTATTTGGGACTACTGTGACTCTTTACGTGTATGTATCAGAACGTACTCGTCCCGGTAAACGGGACCGAGATTTCGGAAACGGCGATTCCACACGCGTTGGAACTGGCAGAAAAACACGACGCGGTCATCCACGCACTTTGTGCGTACAATCGCGAGGGTGGGTACGGGTCGCTATCGATCGAATCCGCCCAGCGTCAAGAGGAGGACCTACAGGACCGTGCCCAAGAGATCGCAACGGCGGTCGCTGATCGCGCCGAGGACGAAGGAATCGAAGCTGTCAGTGCGGTGAGCAGCGGTGACCCGGCCGATTCGATACTCGACTATATCGACGAGAAGGACATCGACATCGTCGCAATCGGTGCTCGAAAGCGGTCACCAACCGGCAAATTGTTGTTCGGTAGTGTGACTCAGACCGTGCTTCTTCACGCGAATATTCCAGTCGTCGTGACCGGTTCAACGGAGTGAATGCGATTGTTAGGTAGTATGACTGCGAATACGTGAGAAAAAACAAACATAATGTTTTAGTAACCGGGTCGGAACAGATGTTGTGAAGGTATGGTACGCCATGGCAAATAAAACACCAGAAGATAATCCGTCGACAGCAGTGAACGATTCGAACGGGGGTGGAGCACCCGAAACGTCAGAGGAAAACGTGATCGCGTACGAGGACATCAGTTTCACGGACCAACCTGGTTTCAAGCCGATGATCGTCATCGGGTCGCTCGTCATAATCTCGTTCATCCTGCTCGCCGGATTACCGCAATATGCCGAACCCGGGGACGGCGAATTTACGCTGTTCACGTACACGACCGTGGTTTGGGGACTCGTGATTGTCGTCCTCGGATTCGCCTACGAGTACTGGCTGATGAAGATCGAGGGAGGTGGGTGGTAATATGCTCAACCCACTGCAAGTCACACCGGAAGTTTCGAGCGGACCGGAAGCGGTCACGATGCTCGTCCTGTACTTCATTCTGGTCACCGCGATAGGAGTGTACTTCTTCCGGAAATCGCGCGAGAGCACCGGTGATTTCTGGATCGCAGGCGGGAACATCCCGCTTTACGTCCAGGTCTTCGCGTACTTCGCGGTCACGGCGAGCGCCGGTTCGTTCTTCGGATTCGGTGGCTTCGCTTACGACTTCGGGGCAGCGTTCTCCTCGATGGTCGTGATCGCCGTCTGTGCAGGCGGATTGATGATGATGGTCACGATCGCTGCACCGATGCGACGAAGCGGCGTTTACACCGTACCGGATTACATGAAAAAACGATACCAGAGTACGAGCGTTCGGTTACTCGCTGGTATTCTCTTCGCCGTGGCGTCCTGGGCGTATCTCGTGCCCCAGCTGACCGCAGCGGGGATTACGATGGAGTTCGTTTTGCCCGATCTCGGCTACGAACTGGGGCTGTTCGTCAGCGTGGTCATCTTCGCACTGTACGTTTCACTGGGCGGGATGTGGGCGGTCACCTGGACCGACTTCATTCAGGGGATAATGATGTTCATCCTCACCCTACTCCCGCTCCCCATCATCTTCGCTGACATGGGCGTCGGCGGAACGCTGAGCGGTGCGATGGCGAACGATCCGGCCTTCGCGAGTAATTCCGCACCCTACCTCATGATATTGGGTGTCGGCTTCTCGTGGATTTTCGCGTACCTCGGTCTGCCGCAGTTCGGACAGCGAGTGCTCTCGAGTTCCGATGCGAAGACTGCCCGCCGAGGCTTCATGTGGATGAACTTGCTCTACATTAGCGCGTTCGTGCTATCCGCGTTCTTCGTCGCGGGTGCCGCGATGGCGCTCGAGCCGGACCTCGCGACCGCTGATCACTTCTACTACGCCGTTCTGGAAGAGTACACCGGACCGATCGTTCAAGGGATTGGTGCGGCCGGTTTGCTGGCCGCAGTGATGTCCTCGACGGACGCGCTGCTCGTCGCGCTCAGCGCGAGCGTCTCACACGACATCCCCGAGTCACTGGACATGGGACTAACGGAGAAACAAGAGACGCGGTTCGGAACGGTCGTGATCTGGGTCGGTGCGCTCGCGGCCGCGTACGTCGCGATTTCGCCGCCGGGAATCATCGGCGTTATGACCACGATCATCGCCGGCTTCGCGGCCTCCGGGTTGTTCCCCGCGTTAGCGATCGGTACGTGGTGGAAGCGCGCCAACGCACCGGGTGCAATTGCGGCGATGCTCGTTGGAGGAATCTCGTACGTGGTCTTGTTCCTTGGTGGATTCATGCCCGTCGAACAGTCGGAAGTCCTCGTGACGGTTCCACTCGGCGTGATTACGTTTATCGTGGTCACGTTGGCGACGCGCCGGCCAACCGGCGAAGAACTGCAGGGCTTCATCCAATTCCACCGTACCGACGACACGCCGACGACGGTCGTCTCTGACGACTGATCGACTCGAATTTGCTGTTTTCTCGAAGGGGACGAACGGTCGTCGTACGACCAACAACCGAGTGAGACGAAATCCGAGAGATTAGACGTCAGGCAGCGTCCGATACCGATTCCTGATCCACGCCGAGCCAGTACGTCCAGAGAACCCGAATCTTCCATCGAAGGAGGAACGCGAGACGGAACCCAACGTGATGGGTTACCTTCCACGGCGGATGGTCACTCAGGTCGACCATCCGTTGGACGAACCGTGCAATGTACGGACGCGTCGTGTTGTCGATGTCTCGAAGGTCGACGACACACGCACCCGACGTCATCTCCTCTCGCTCTTCTTCGGGGGAGAAGAACTTGAGCGCAAATCCAACCCCCGGATTCGACTTTGCGGTCACCGTCTGGATAGTAAACGGGACCGGCGATTCGACGGTGATTTCGTCACCGGTTTCGCCGGCCCCGAGCATGAACCGCTCGCCGTCTGTCGTCTCTAACTCCTCGAGAGAGTACTCGTACCCGAGGTCTTCGAGCGCCTCGGTCGCCAGTTCGACGAACTCCTCGCGCTCCAACCCACAGAAGGTACGCCACCGCCGACCGATGTACAGCGTCAGCAGTCTCCGGAACATACTCGGAAAACAATGGGGCCGGGAAAATCAATTGTGGTTAGTGTACAACGAGCTACGTTACGCGAAAACGAGGGTCGCAGTCGTCGACTCGCAACTCGATTCGAGTGTAATTCTTTCGTCTTCAGCGTCCACGTCTCACCGACTTACCACGCCTTTCGGAGGACCGCCTCGAGTTCGTCCGCGGTCGGTTCGAGTCCGTCGGGCGCGTTCGTCATCATCACGTCGTCTGCGACGTCGGTCGCGATTTCCGACAGGTCCGATTCGGACATGTCGTCGATTTCGCGAAGCCCCGTGGGAAGGTCGAGAGCGTTCCGGACCGTTTCGACGGCATCGATGACGGCGGCGGCAGTCGCGTCCGGATCGTCGGCCGGACCGACATCGAACCCTTCAGCCAGCAGGTCTCTGCGACCGTAGACGTTGTCGAAGACGTACCGAAGCGCGTGGGGCGCGATAATGCCGTGAGCGCCACCCTGTTGGATGGCGTACCCTCGAGAAATTCCGTGACCGAACGAGTGAATGACCGACGCGGTGACGTTCTCGCCGCCCAAGGCGCCGTATTGGGCCAACACGGTGCCGACGATCGAGTCGTGTAGCGTCTCTTCGCTGCGGTCGCCCTGTCCGAGGCGCGGTAGCCCTCGACCGAGCAATCGGAGACTCCGAACCGCCGTTCCGTCCGTTATCGGCGTCGCATTATGCGCGTACAACGACTCGACCGCCTTGTCGAAGCCGTTCATAGCCGACGCACAGAGAATCTCGTGCGGCGTCGTCTCGAAGAGCGCCGGATCGTAACACAGCGCTTCGGGCATCAACCGTCTACCGATGAGGGCACCGCGAGTGAACCCCGACTCGCGGGCGGTGATCCCAGCAACGGCGGAGAGGTCCGAACCGGCAAGTGTCGTCGGTACCGCGACGATCGGAACTACCTCTTCCTCCGGCATCGGAATCGTTCGCTGACGTTCGAACGTCGATCGAACACCTTCCTCCGACCGGTCGCCGGCCGAAACGACGCTCATCACTTTCGCGATATCCAAACTGCTTCCACCGCCGAGACTCACGAGCGCGTCGACATCGTCCGCGTTCATCCGATCGACGCCGTCGAAGACGGTCGTCAATCGCTTGTCCGGAGTCGTCTCGTCGAACACGCCCGCGAGCCTATCGCCGATCCCGTCGACGACCGGATCGATCACCGAGTCGGTCGCACCGACGGTCGATCCGCAGACGATCAACGCCCGCTCGGCGCCGATACGCTCGAGTTCGTCCTCAATTCGTGCGACGCTGTTCCGGCCGTAGACGATCGTCCCCGGATCGTACGCGAATCGGTAGTTAGCTGCCATATGGTAACTCTGCACAGAGTCTGCGAAATACATTTGGATCGGAACGATCGAACGTCTCTCGACGGAGAACGCGGATGCAAAATAGCGGTGGTCGGTGTGGTCGGATTC
This is a stretch of genomic DNA from Natronorubrum sediminis. It encodes these proteins:
- a CDS encoding iron-containing alcohol dehydrogenase family protein, whose protein sequence is MAANYRFAYDPGTIVYGRNSVARIEDELERIGAERALIVCGSTVGATDSVIDPVVDGIGDRLAGVFDETTPDKRLTTVFDGVDRMNADDVDALVSLGGGSSLDIAKVMSVVSAGDRSEEGVRSTFERQRTIPMPEEEVVPIVAVPTTLAGSDLSAVAGITARESGFTRGALIGRRLMPEALCYDPALFETTPHEILCASAMNGFDKAVESLYAHNATPITDGTAVRSLRLLGRGLPRLGQGDRSEETLHDSIVGTVLAQYGALGGENVTASVIHSFGHGISRGYAIQQGGAHGIIAPHALRYVFDNVYGRRDLLAEGFDVGPADDPDATAAAVIDAVETVRNALDLPTGLREIDDMSESDLSEIATDVADDVMMTNAPDGLEPTADELEAVLRKAW